The Thiorhodovibrio litoralis genome includes a window with the following:
- a CDS encoding SDR family NAD(P)-dependent oxidoreductase yields the protein MNNDNCSALVTGANSGLGKAVAAALAAEGMRVGIVARDAARGEAACEEIRQQTGNPRVQLYVADLASQSDVRALAAAVLKDFEQLQLLINNAGTAFPQRRLSPEGIECALAVNHLAPFLLTSLLLERLKRSAPARIINVGTRMDTAMDFSDLNWERRRYSMMKAYGQSKLGMLHSTVELARRLEGTGVTVNCVFPGVFKSNLGGTDGAQGLFWKAIALFLGWALPKPEQAARRVLRAARDPELADMNGRYFDGQKPLKLPQQVRDLEANRRAWQLSEAMTGLVSGQQPPAKPR from the coding sequence TTGAACAACGACAACTGCTCGGCGCTGGTGACAGGCGCGAACTCGGGCTTGGGCAAGGCGGTCGCCGCGGCCTTAGCGGCTGAAGGAATGCGGGTTGGAATCGTGGCGCGCGATGCGGCACGGGGCGAGGCGGCTTGCGAGGAAATCCGCCAGCAAACAGGCAACCCGCGGGTGCAACTTTACGTTGCAGACCTCGCCTCCCAGAGCGATGTGCGCGCCCTAGCCGCCGCCGTGCTCAAGGACTTCGAGCAGCTCCAGCTGTTGATCAACAATGCCGGTACCGCGTTTCCGCAGCGCCGCTTGAGCCCTGAAGGTATCGAATGCGCGCTGGCCGTCAACCATCTCGCGCCGTTCCTATTGACGTCGTTGCTCTTGGAGCGGCTCAAGCGCAGCGCCCCGGCTCGCATCATCAATGTCGGTACGCGCATGGACACCGCGATGGACTTCAGCGACCTGAATTGGGAACGCCGGCGCTACAGCATGATGAAGGCCTACGGCCAGTCCAAGCTCGGCATGTTGCATTCCACCGTTGAGCTGGCCCGGCGGCTCGAAGGGACAGGGGTGACGGTCAACTGTGTCTTTCCCGGCGTGTTTAAGTCCAACCTCGGTGGCACAGATGGGGCGCAAGGGTTGTTTTGGAAAGCCATTGCGCTGTTTCTCGGCTGGGCACTGCCCAAGCCCGAGCAAGCCGCTCGGCGGGTGCTTCGCGCAGCGCGGGACCCGGAACTCGCGGACATGAATGGCCGCTATTTCGATGGCCAAAAGCCCCTCAAGCTTCCGCAGCAGGTGCGCGATCTGGAAGCCAACCGCCGCGCCTGGCAACTCAGCGAGGCGATGACCGGTTTGGTCTCGGGCCAACAGCCGCCAGCAAAGCCCCGGTGA
- a CDS encoding DNA-3-methyladenine glycosylase I, whose translation MMTAPSRCGWCGTDPLYTAYHDQEWGVPEHKEQRLFEFLLLEGAQAGLSWITILRKREGYREAFAEFDPERIARFGDQDIARLLSNPAIVRNRRKIEAAIGNARALVRLWEAGDTLHDRLWQHVDGQPRQNHWQSLEQVPASTAESDAMSRDLRALGFKFVGPTICYALMQAVGLVNDHLVDCFRHAELYQDATG comes from the coding sequence ATGATGACAGCGCCTTCGCGCTGCGGCTGGTGCGGTACCGATCCGCTCTATACCGCCTATCACGACCAGGAATGGGGCGTGCCCGAGCATAAGGAGCAGCGGCTGTTCGAGTTCCTGCTGCTTGAGGGCGCCCAGGCCGGCCTGAGCTGGATCACCATTCTGCGCAAGCGCGAGGGTTACCGGGAGGCCTTTGCCGAGTTCGACCCCGAGCGCATCGCGCGCTTCGGCGACCAAGACATCGCACGCCTGCTGTCCAATCCCGCCATCGTGCGCAATCGGCGCAAGATCGAAGCCGCCATCGGCAATGCGCGCGCCCTGGTGCGGCTTTGGGAAGCCGGCGATACCCTGCATGACCGCCTGTGGCAGCATGTCGATGGCCAGCCGCGACAAAACCATTGGCAAAGCCTTGAGCAGGTGCCCGCCAGCACGGCGGAGTCAGACGCCATGAGCCGTGATCTGCGCGCGCTCGGGTTCAAATTCGTCGGCCCGACCATCTGCTATGCACTGATGCAAGCGGTCGGGTTGGTCAACGACCACCTAGTCGACTGTTTTCGCCATGCTGAGCTCTATCAGGATGCGACAGGTTGA
- a CDS encoding sensor histidine kinase, producing the protein MSSLQRRLSLGLSLSLLVLIAGAWWLGHSSLHRSADALVLSRLEHDAGTLLAHLSFEDNGEPRVAETHLPPVTERPYSGHYQMLRTASGAEWHSRSLWDFSLAPPLLPAGTQSSWNQPGPDGQELLVWSAGYRRGDVEFTLSMAEDVRPIMRETRGFEHTVALLALLGFAGMLLIHHWILRRAFARLEPLYQDIDRLEAGATGRLTEAVPREFLPLVRKLNGLLAVQTARLERSRQAAGNLAHALKGPLAVVLRALESEAPAAQERDGARAQLAKVNALIERELRRARLSGAPAAGAWFDADAELGPLIRLLRQIYADKALRIDWTAPYPDPLPFDREDMLELLGNLLDNACKWGRQRIRVAIRVADGACRIEVEDDGPGCPEPALSEILARGSRLDERTAGHGLGLSIVREITGLYRGELRLGRASLGGLRAELSLPLA; encoded by the coding sequence ATGAGCTCGCTCCAACGCCGTCTGAGTCTTGGCTTGTCGCTCAGTCTGCTGGTGCTGATCGCTGGTGCCTGGTGGCTAGGGCACTCCTCCCTGCACCGCAGCGCCGATGCGCTGGTGCTAAGCCGGCTCGAGCACGATGCCGGAACCTTGCTCGCGCACCTGAGCTTCGAGGATAACGGCGAACCGCGCGTGGCCGAAACTCATCTGCCACCTGTGACCGAGCGCCCTTACTCCGGCCACTACCAGATGCTGCGCACAGCAAGCGGGGCTGAGTGGCACTCCCGTTCCCTGTGGGATTTCAGCCTGGCACCCCCGCTGTTGCCTGCCGGCACCCAGTCCAGCTGGAATCAGCCCGGTCCAGACGGCCAGGAACTCCTGGTGTGGAGTGCGGGTTATCGGCGCGGCGACGTTGAATTCACCCTCTCGATGGCCGAGGACGTGCGTCCAATCATGCGCGAGACGCGCGGTTTCGAGCACACCGTCGCCTTGCTCGCGCTACTCGGCTTTGCCGGTATGCTTTTGATTCACCATTGGATACTCAGGCGCGCCTTCGCCCGACTCGAACCTCTGTATCAGGACATCGATCGGCTGGAGGCCGGTGCCACCGGGCGACTGACCGAGGCCGTGCCGCGCGAGTTCCTGCCTCTAGTGCGCAAACTCAACGGGCTGCTCGCCGTCCAGACCGCGCGTCTGGAGCGTTCGCGCCAGGCGGCCGGCAATCTGGCCCATGCGCTCAAGGGACCGCTGGCGGTGGTGCTGCGTGCGCTGGAATCCGAGGCTCCGGCGGCCCAGGAACGCGACGGTGCGCGCGCCCAGCTGGCCAAGGTCAATGCGCTGATCGAGCGCGAATTGCGTCGCGCCCGTTTGTCCGGCGCGCCAGCCGCCGGCGCCTGGTTCGACGCGGATGCCGAGCTCGGCCCGCTGATCCGTCTGCTGCGACAAATCTATGCCGACAAGGCGCTGCGCATCGACTGGACCGCGCCGTATCCCGACCCGCTCCCGTTCGATCGCGAGGACATGCTCGAGCTGCTCGGCAATCTGCTCGATAACGCCTGCAAATGGGGTCGCCAGCGGATTCGGGTTGCGATTCGCGTGGCCGATGGCGCCTGCCGGATCGAGGTCGAGGACGACGGGCCGGGCTGTCCCGAACCGGCGCTGAGCGAGATTCTCGCGCGTGGCTCGCGCCTTGATGAACGCACCGCTGGTCATGGGTTAGGATTGTCGATCGTGCGCGAGATCACCGGCCTGTATCGCGGCGAGCTTCGGCTTGGGCGCGCGTCCCTCGGCGGGCTGCGTGCCGAGCTGTCGCTGCCACTCGCGTAA
- a CDS encoding PepSY domain-containing protein, protein MLQFKLQQTPKRTAAVWMAAAMLVLSTQATWASEDAERARILTERGEILPLEQLIAQAREHKPGTLIEAELDWEPDHGVAVYELLMLGEDGELWELELDARTGRLLEVEREHD, encoded by the coding sequence GTGCTTCAATTCAAACTGCAACAAACGCCCAAGCGCACCGCAGCTGTCTGGATGGCAGCGGCCATGCTCGTGCTGTCCACTCAAGCCACCTGGGCATCGGAAGACGCCGAACGCGCCCGCATCCTGACCGAGCGGGGGGAAATCCTGCCCCTGGAGCAGCTGATCGCGCAGGCACGCGAGCACAAGCCCGGCACCCTGATCGAGGCCGAGTTGGACTGGGAGCCGGATCATGGTGTGGCCGTCTACGAGCTACTGATGCTCGGGGAGGACGGCGAATTGTGGGAGCTGGAACTCGACGCCCGCACCGGCAGACTATTGGAAGTGGAGCGCGAGCATGATTAG
- a CDS encoding SCP2 sterol-binding domain-containing protein has product MKQTKTASLIIGGLFGLTALGVEASVFMDQEWAKQACEAWNQNATLTGELGDGWIDNDEGRGFKTIQMYRTKCGLGSKVELKIESQNGKATCTYGGAVTNTDPDYGADYLMYASDEDWTCMGEGKSGCGAMGAMMSGKLKFSGPKMEAMGVMGPFNDFLVLTGTLGGDKASCP; this is encoded by the coding sequence ATGAAACAAACCAAGACTGCATCATTGATCATCGGCGGCCTGTTTGGCCTGACTGCCCTGGGGGTGGAAGCCTCCGTGTTCATGGACCAGGAGTGGGCGAAACAAGCCTGCGAAGCCTGGAACCAGAACGCGACCCTGACTGGCGAGCTTGGAGACGGTTGGATCGATAACGACGAGGGCCGAGGTTTCAAGACCATTCAAATGTATCGCACGAAATGCGGCCTCGGCAGCAAGGTGGAGTTGAAGATCGAGTCTCAGAACGGCAAGGCGACCTGCACCTATGGCGGTGCGGTGACGAATACAGACCCTGACTATGGTGCCGACTACCTGATGTACGCCAGCGATGAGGACTGGACCTGCATGGGCGAGGGCAAATCCGGCTGCGGCGCTATGGGTGCCATGATGAGCGGCAAGCTCAAGTTCAGCGGCCCCAAGATGGAGGCCATGGGAGTAATGGGCCCCTTTAACGACTTCTTGGTCTTGACCGGAACCCTTGGCGGCGACAAGGCCAGCTGCCCCTGA
- a CDS encoding polysaccharide deacetylase family protein gives MRIGLKVDVDTLRGTLEGVPNLLRLFERFEVRATFLFSLGPDNTGRALRRIFQPGFLANLQRPSVVRHYGMRTLLNGTLLPAPDIGRRGAKMMREVRAAGHEVGIHGYDHVRWQDLVARRDRAWTRAELTLASEAFQRIFAEPARVHGAAGWQINDQLPALEAQLGFHYASDTRGHCPFLPVIDGAKAACAQLPTTLPTLEEIMGQPDVQDYELHQVLYQCASELSPTGHVLTVHAELEGMKLQPVLERLLIMWQSAGDDVVPLRDIANSLDLTRLPRHRIAWGKVPGRSGQLALQGAAVRG, from the coding sequence ATGCGCATCGGGCTTAAGGTTGACGTTGATACCCTGCGCGGCACGCTGGAAGGGGTGCCAAATCTGTTGCGGCTGTTTGAGCGCTTCGAGGTGCGGGCGACTTTTCTGTTCAGCCTCGGGCCGGACAATACCGGCCGTGCGCTGCGACGGATTTTTCAACCGGGCTTTTTGGCCAATCTGCAGCGTCCGTCCGTCGTGCGTCACTATGGGATGCGCACCCTGTTGAACGGCACGCTGCTGCCTGCGCCGGACATCGGCCGGCGCGGTGCCAAGATGATGCGCGAGGTTCGCGCGGCGGGCCATGAGGTCGGTATTCACGGCTATGACCATGTGCGCTGGCAAGACTTGGTCGCTCGCCGCGACCGCGCCTGGACCCGTGCCGAACTGACGCTGGCGAGCGAGGCCTTTCAGCGCATTTTCGCCGAGCCCGCGCGGGTGCATGGCGCCGCCGGTTGGCAGATAAACGACCAGCTACCCGCGCTGGAAGCCCAGCTCGGTTTCCACTATGCCAGCGACACCCGCGGGCACTGCCCTTTTCTGCCAGTTATTGATGGTGCAAAGGCGGCCTGTGCACAACTGCCAACCACTCTGCCCACACTCGAAGAAATCATGGGCCAGCCCGACGTGCAGGACTATGAGCTGCATCAGGTGCTGTATCAATGCGCCAGCGAGCTGTCGCCCACCGGTCATGTGCTGACAGTGCACGCCGAGCTCGAGGGCATGAAGCTGCAACCCGTGCTTGAACGCCTGCTGATCATGTGGCAAAGCGCCGGCGATGATGTCGTCCCATTGCGCGATATTGCCAACAGCCTCGACCTGACCCGTTTGCCACGCCACCGCATCGCGTGGGGCAAGGTGCCGGGGCGCTCCGGCCAGCTCGCGCTCCAGGGAGCGGCGGTTAGAGGATGA
- a CDS encoding 2-hydroxyacid dehydrogenase translates to MSEVSEQDGNVPAFSGVLLDVATIDQGDLDLSALERVCGHWRHYPHSKPAEVLERIGHAQIAVTNKVVFDRPVLERVSDLRLICIAATGTNNVDLDAARERGIAVANVVRYATPSVVQHVFALILALTTRLPDYQRAVASGAWQQHERFCLMDFPIRELAGRTLGIVGYGELGQAVARVAEAFGMQVLIAQRPGGAPAEGRLPLETLLPLVDVLSLHCPLTDATRGLIGARELGLMRSDALLINTARGGIVDEQALANALRAGTIGGAGVDVLSAEPPRQGNPLLAPDIPNLIVTPHIAWASREARQRVIEEIAANIQAFLAGQVRHRVEIG, encoded by the coding sequence ATGTCAGAGGTTTCAGAGCAAGATGGCAATGTGCCGGCGTTCAGCGGGGTGTTGCTGGATGTTGCCACCATCGATCAGGGCGATCTTGATCTGTCCGCGTTGGAACGGGTGTGCGGGCATTGGCGGCACTATCCGCACAGCAAACCGGCCGAGGTGCTGGAGCGGATCGGGCATGCGCAGATTGCGGTGACCAACAAGGTCGTATTCGACCGCCCGGTCCTGGAGCGTGTTAGCGACTTGCGGCTGATTTGCATCGCCGCCACCGGCACCAACAATGTCGATCTGGACGCGGCCCGTGAGCGGGGCATCGCGGTGGCCAATGTGGTGCGCTATGCCACCCCGTCGGTGGTGCAGCATGTCTTCGCCCTGATTCTGGCCCTGACGACTCGCCTGCCAGACTACCAGCGTGCAGTCGCCAGTGGCGCCTGGCAGCAGCATGAGCGCTTCTGCCTGATGGATTTTCCAATCCGTGAGCTGGCCGGACGTACTCTGGGCATTGTCGGCTACGGCGAGCTCGGGCAGGCGGTGGCGCGGGTGGCCGAGGCCTTTGGCATGCAGGTGCTAATTGCCCAGCGCCCAGGTGGCGCACCCGCCGAAGGCCGTTTGCCGCTTGAGACACTCTTACCCCTGGTGGATGTGCTGAGCCTGCATTGCCCGCTGACTGATGCAACCCGAGGTCTGATCGGAGCGCGCGAGCTCGGCCTGATGCGCTCTGATGCCTTGCTGATCAATACCGCGCGCGGCGGCATCGTCGATGAGCAAGCCCTGGCCAACGCCCTGCGTGCCGGGACCATCGGCGGCGCCGGCGTCGATGTACTGAGCGCCGAGCCACCGCGCCAGGGCAATCCGCTGCTGGCGCCGGACATCCCCAATCTGATCGTGACTCCGCATATCGCCTGGGCCAGCCGCGAGGCGCGCCAGCGGGTGATCGAGGAGATCGCGGCCAACATCCAGGCCTTTCTCGCTGGGCAGGTCCGTCATCGGGTGGAGATCGGCTAA
- the hisI gene encoding phosphoribosyl-AMP cyclohydrolase → MKLTDKIKQAVDFSKGNGLITAIAQDADSGEILMVANMNEESLARTLELGEAVYWSRSRQKLWHKGEESGNTQKLRGLYIDCDGDAILLKVEQRGGAACHTGKRSCFFRQIENGDLIDVGVQVFDPVEVYGS, encoded by the coding sequence ATGAAACTGACAGACAAAATCAAGCAGGCCGTGGATTTCTCTAAGGGGAATGGACTTATTACCGCCATTGCCCAGGATGCCGATAGCGGCGAGATCCTGATGGTGGCCAACATGAACGAGGAATCCTTGGCGCGGACCCTCGAGCTGGGCGAGGCGGTGTACTGGAGCCGCTCGCGACAAAAGCTTTGGCATAAGGGTGAGGAGAGTGGCAACACGCAAAAGCTTCGCGGGCTCTACATTGATTGCGACGGGGATGCCATCCTGCTGAAAGTCGAGCAGCGCGGTGGCGCGGCCTGCCACACCGGCAAGCGCAGTTGCTTTTTCCGACAGATCGAGAACGGCGATCTGATCGATGTGGGCGTGCAAGTGTTTGATCCCGTTGAGGTCTACGGGTCGTGA
- a CDS encoding winged helix-turn-helix domain-containing protein: MRLLLAEDDDALAGPLAETLARAGFAVDRLHDGLEAQPAPLFTEYDIIVLDLGLPGLPGLDLLRDWRKRGLTTPVLVLTARNAWHERVDGLKAGADDYLGKPFHTEELLARLQALLRRAAGQPQERLRVAGLSLDEDRQEVSLADGSAVALTGMEFRLLRYFMSHPGKVLGKEQLTDHLYDQHNERGSNLIEVYVRRLREKIGAELIRTQRGQGYRFGSTGALTGEPAGEPAAAPTDHPAADSARNSVAR; encoded by the coding sequence ATGCGCCTGTTGTTGGCCGAAGACGATGACGCCCTCGCCGGCCCGCTCGCCGAGACGCTCGCGCGCGCCGGCTTCGCGGTCGATCGATTACACGACGGGCTGGAGGCGCAGCCCGCACCCTTGTTCACGGAGTATGACATCATCGTGCTCGATCTCGGCCTGCCGGGCCTGCCCGGGCTCGACCTGCTGCGCGACTGGCGCAAGCGCGGGTTGACCACCCCGGTGCTGGTTTTGACCGCGCGCAACGCCTGGCACGAGCGGGTCGATGGGCTCAAGGCCGGCGCGGACGACTACCTCGGCAAGCCGTTTCACACCGAGGAACTGCTCGCCCGCCTGCAAGCGCTGTTGCGGCGCGCGGCCGGCCAACCGCAAGAGCGCCTGCGCGTCGCCGGACTGAGCCTGGACGAAGACCGCCAGGAGGTCAGCCTAGCCGATGGCAGCGCCGTTGCGCTGACCGGCATGGAGTTTCGCCTGCTGCGCTATTTCATGTCCCACCCCGGCAAGGTGCTCGGCAAGGAACAGCTCACGGATCATCTTTATGATCAGCACAACGAGCGTGGCAGCAATCTGATAGAGGTCTATGTGCGCCGGCTGCGGGAGAAAATCGGCGCCGAGCTGATTCGCACCCAACGCGGACAGGGCTATCGGTTCGGCTCGACAGGGGCGCTGACTGGTGAACCGGCTGGTGAACCGGCTGCCGCACCAACCGACCACCCTGCCGCCGATTCGGCACGCAACTCGGTCGCCCGTTAA
- a CDS encoding type 1 glutamine amidotransferase — translation MRLHVLQHVPFEGPAMIADWAADRGHGIAVSHLYAGDPPPLLDEFDALVVMGGPMGVHDEAEHSWLRAEKACIENAIAAGLPMVGVCLGAQLIAQVLGARVSRNAEREIGWFPIELTAEALADSACAGLPPRLDAFHWHGDRFDIPDGALHLARSEACEQQGFLYQGRVLGLQCHLESTPSSVAALCQHCADELSPGAYVQTAAQMTAAPGTVFAGIHAALERLLDAAIDQGAKT, via the coding sequence ATGAGACTACATGTGCTGCAACATGTCCCTTTTGAAGGCCCGGCCATGATTGCTGATTGGGCCGCGGATCGCGGGCATGGGATTGCCGTGAGCCACCTGTATGCGGGCGACCCGCCGCCGCTGCTGGATGAATTCGACGCCCTGGTGGTGATGGGCGGCCCGATGGGGGTGCATGACGAGGCGGAGCACAGCTGGCTGCGGGCGGAGAAAGCTTGCATCGAGAATGCCATCGCGGCCGGCCTCCCCATGGTTGGCGTCTGCCTTGGCGCGCAGTTGATCGCGCAGGTGCTCGGCGCGCGAGTCAGCCGCAATGCCGAGCGCGAAATTGGCTGGTTCCCCATTGAACTGACCGCCGAAGCGCTGGCTGATTCCGCCTGCGCCGGTCTGCCGCCGCGGCTTGATGCCTTTCATTGGCATGGCGATCGCTTCGACATCCCGGATGGCGCCCTGCATCTGGCGCGCAGCGAGGCGTGCGAGCAGCAGGGCTTTCTCTATCAGGGGCGGGTGCTGGGGCTGCAATGCCATCTGGAATCCACTCCCAGCAGCGTCGCCGCCTTGTGCCAGCATTGTGCCGATGAACTCAGCCCCGGTGCCTATGTCCAGACAGCGGCGCAGATGACCGCCGCGCCTGGGACAGTCTTCGCGGGCATCCATGCCGCGCTCGAGCGCTTGCTTGATGCTGCCATTGACCAGGGCGCCAAGACCTGA